A genomic segment from Tessaracoccus defluvii encodes:
- a CDS encoding DUF4112 domain-containing protein, translated as MDGDDDQVDARGDALERALRRGQAELQKDQPAKATRTLTWILEDLLPVPGTRFRFGLDPVLSVIPWAGAVVGSVFGAALLFDALRLRMPLPVLARMIGNWGLDALLGMIPYAGPLFDLAWRSNRKNLALLNRTIDNRQQVHEASVLYWIVAVSSVVGVITLAMLTPLLLIAWLASLG; from the coding sequence GTGGATGGTGACGACGACCAGGTGGACGCACGCGGCGACGCGCTGGAGCGCGCCCTCCGTCGGGGTCAGGCGGAACTGCAGAAGGACCAGCCGGCGAAGGCCACCCGCACGCTGACCTGGATCCTCGAGGACCTCCTCCCCGTTCCCGGCACCCGATTCCGCTTCGGTCTCGATCCCGTGCTGAGCGTCATCCCCTGGGCCGGAGCGGTGGTGGGGTCGGTTTTCGGGGCCGCGCTGCTCTTCGACGCGCTGCGGCTGCGCATGCCCCTGCCTGTGCTGGCCCGGATGATCGGCAACTGGGGACTCGACGCACTGCTGGGCATGATCCCCTACGCGGGTCCCCTCTTCGACCTCGCCTGGCGCTCCAACCGGAAGAACCTCGCGCTGCTCAACCGCACCATCGACAACCGGCAACAGGTGCACGAGGCCTCAGTGCTGTACTGGATCGTCGCCGTCAGCTCCGTCGTCGGCGTGATCACCTTGGCGATGCTCACACCGCTGCTCCTCATCGCCTGGTTGGCCTCATTGGGCTGA
- a CDS encoding chromate transporter: MRHHDSGPRNRAHLGLLARLLKVGMIGFGGGSALIPLLQRELVAEGRLDDESFTHDTVIANVTPGALPVKLGALAGTRLGGPLLAVLGATAVALPGTLGTLGLLTLFSRLGPGAVAVIEFASIGISAYIIYLLLEYMHSVLAPGGSPAWPLIAIAAMSFLASGGRHTLALVASTTGVPVAAQLPQLTALQLILVALTVIVVWSFFTARRRPPQPRQAPATGGRGAGKTALLLVGATVVLIGAAALLPGVRDGVSFLVLTVAATLTSFGGGEAFVGVADGFFVASGLVEAGQYYGQIVPVANALPGPILIKIVAGLALEVGGWPLALIAAGVAVTSCSAVAVGLYAGYERLRDSLVIRNVAAYIMPVICGLLASTAVSMLAAGVTIGAKVGVSALPVLLSSGLGVAVAALAARHTKAPGVLVLVVLAVASLGALRLSA, from the coding sequence ATGAGACACCACGATTCCGGACCGCGCAACCGTGCGCATCTGGGCCTGCTCGCCCGCCTCCTGAAGGTCGGCATGATCGGGTTCGGCGGCGGCAGCGCCCTGATTCCCCTCCTGCAGCGTGAACTGGTCGCGGAGGGCCGGCTGGACGACGAGAGCTTCACCCACGACACCGTCATCGCGAACGTCACCCCGGGGGCGCTGCCGGTGAAGCTGGGGGCCCTGGCCGGAACCCGGCTGGGCGGCCCGCTGCTCGCAGTCCTCGGCGCCACCGCCGTCGCCCTGCCCGGAACCCTCGGCACCCTCGGCCTGCTCACGCTGTTCTCCCGACTCGGCCCCGGCGCCGTCGCCGTCATCGAGTTCGCCTCCATCGGCATCAGCGCCTACATCATCTACCTCCTCCTGGAGTACATGCACTCGGTGCTCGCCCCAGGAGGCTCCCCCGCCTGGCCGCTCATCGCCATCGCGGCCATGAGCTTCCTCGCCAGCGGGGGACGGCACACCCTCGCGCTCGTGGCGTCGACGACGGGGGTGCCCGTAGCGGCACAGCTGCCGCAACTCACCGCACTGCAACTGATCCTCGTCGCATTGACGGTCATCGTGGTGTGGTCCTTCTTCACGGCCCGACGGCGACCCCCGCAACCCCGGCAGGCACCGGCCACGGGCGGGCGCGGCGCCGGCAAGACCGCGCTGCTGCTGGTGGGGGCCACCGTCGTCCTCATCGGCGCCGCCGCACTCCTGCCGGGCGTCCGGGACGGCGTCTCGTTCCTCGTGCTGACCGTCGCCGCGACGCTTACCTCCTTCGGCGGCGGCGAGGCGTTCGTGGGCGTCGCCGACGGCTTCTTCGTCGCGAGCGGGCTGGTCGAGGCCGGCCAGTACTACGGCCAGATCGTCCCGGTAGCCAACGCGCTGCCAGGCCCCATCCTGATCAAGATCGTGGCAGGGCTCGCCCTCGAGGTCGGCGGGTGGCCCCTCGCGTTGATCGCGGCCGGCGTCGCGGTCACATCATGCTCGGCGGTGGCCGTCGGACTGTACGCAGGCTACGAACGGCTCCGCGACTCCCTGGTGATCCGCAACGTCGCCGCCTACATCATGCCGGTCATCTGCGGGCTGCTCGCCAGCACCGCCGTCTCGATGCTGGCCGCCGGCGTCACGATCGGAGCCAAGGTCGGCGTGTCAGCACTGCCGGTGCTGCTCAGCTCCGGCCTGGGCGTCGCCGTCGCGGCCCTGGCCGCCCGGCACACGAAGGCGCCGGGCGTGCTGGTGCTCGTGGTGCTGGCGGTCGCGTCGCTGGGCGCGCTCCGGCTCAGCGCCTAG
- a CDS encoding anaerobic sulfatase maturase, producing the protein MSHASLEAFLRRYLDSQPDGEVIIGWQGGEPTLRGLDFFREALRLGEELRRPAQQVRHAIQTNATLIDDAWGEFLAAEGFLVGVSIDGPRHLHDMYRVNKAGRGTYDQVVRGYQVLRRHGVDTNILCTVNSANVAHPLEVYRHFRDDLGADFVQFIPIVERVEEGSEEIAEAGWRSEGEYVAYRQAGAGVTSRTVDGAAYGEFLVAIFDEWVARDVGTVFVQDFDVTLGAVFGQHSLCVRAPECGTQLAVEHTGDVYSCDHFVEPGYLLGNINEESLAELASRPAQVEFGRAKRTALPAQCRECPVRWACNGGCPKDRFATTVTGEPGLNYLCPGYFRFFTHVTPSMFEMASLLRSGRPAADVMAARR; encoded by the coding sequence ATGAGCCATGCGTCGCTCGAGGCGTTCCTGCGTCGCTACCTGGACTCCCAGCCCGACGGCGAGGTGATCATCGGCTGGCAGGGTGGCGAACCCACGCTGCGCGGTCTGGACTTCTTCCGTGAGGCCCTCAGACTCGGGGAGGAGCTCCGCCGACCGGCGCAGCAGGTGCGCCACGCGATCCAGACCAACGCGACGCTCATCGATGATGCCTGGGGCGAGTTCCTCGCCGCCGAGGGATTCCTCGTCGGGGTCAGCATCGACGGCCCCCGCCACCTGCACGACATGTACCGGGTCAACAAGGCGGGCCGTGGCACCTATGACCAGGTCGTCCGCGGCTATCAGGTGCTCCGGCGTCACGGGGTCGACACCAACATCCTGTGCACCGTCAACTCCGCCAACGTCGCCCACCCGCTCGAGGTCTACCGGCACTTCCGTGACGACCTCGGGGCCGATTTCGTCCAGTTCATCCCCATCGTGGAGCGCGTCGAGGAGGGCAGCGAGGAGATCGCAGAGGCCGGCTGGCGCAGCGAGGGCGAATACGTCGCCTATCGCCAGGCCGGGGCCGGTGTCACCTCCCGCACCGTCGACGGTGCGGCGTACGGGGAGTTCCTGGTCGCGATCTTCGACGAATGGGTCGCCCGCGACGTCGGCACAGTCTTCGTCCAGGACTTCGACGTGACCCTGGGGGCCGTCTTCGGTCAGCACAGCCTGTGCGTCCGGGCGCCGGAGTGTGGCACGCAGCTCGCCGTGGAGCACACCGGCGATGTCTACAGCTGCGACCACTTCGTCGAGCCTGGCTACCTGCTCGGCAACATCAACGAAGAGTCCCTGGCCGAGTTGGCCAGCCGGCCGGCCCAGGTGGAGTTCGGGCGGGCGAAGCGCACGGCGCTGCCTGCGCAGTGCCGGGAGTGCCCGGTCCGCTGGGCCTGCAATGGCGGCTGCCCGAAGGACCGGTTCGCGACGACGGTGACCGGTGAGCCCGGCCTCAACTATCTCTGCCCCGGCTACTTCCGGTTCTTCACGCACGTCACGCCGTCGATGTTCGAGATGGCATCGCTGCTCCGGTCGGGGCGCCCGGCCGCAGACGTCATGGCTGCCCGGCGTTGA
- a CDS encoding ROK family transcriptional regulator, whose product MTLLRRSLSMGEGPGSAGHVLSLLRAGPLTRSELAELTGQARSTVVQRLESLQAAGLVREASNLTTTGGRPSVAFEFDPTQHAILSADLGIRRATFAVTTLAGEVLSQLEEPIDIAAGPGPVLGLVAERLRWLGDVAGMDPIAVGIGLPGSVDRSGLPVAPPNMPGWDGTDVRAVLSEASGLPAFAANDANVLALGERAAAWPDVDNLMYVHVGTGIGAGIVADGRLLHGAEGAAGDLGHIFAPGARGRACRCGNVGCLDTYASGAGVLETLRLAGSPLTSLDEVLERVAAGDADVAGVLRDAGRVLGDVVASCVALLNPRVVVVGGRLGMAGEALVAGVREAVYARVLPLASRELRVTAARSGSSGGVIGAALLAADAALSGDLLESRLRAA is encoded by the coding sequence ATGACGTTGCTGCGCAGATCCCTCAGCATGGGTGAGGGCCCGGGGAGCGCCGGTCATGTCCTGAGCCTGTTGCGTGCCGGGCCGCTGACCCGCAGTGAACTCGCCGAGTTGACGGGGCAGGCGCGCTCCACAGTCGTCCAGCGGCTCGAATCGCTGCAGGCGGCGGGGCTTGTGCGTGAGGCGTCGAACCTGACCACCACAGGCGGAAGGCCGTCGGTCGCTTTCGAGTTCGATCCCACCCAGCACGCGATCCTGTCTGCCGACCTCGGCATCCGCCGGGCCACCTTCGCCGTGACGACGCTCGCCGGTGAGGTGCTGTCGCAGTTGGAGGAGCCTATCGACATCGCCGCGGGGCCGGGGCCCGTGCTCGGGTTGGTGGCCGAGAGGCTGCGCTGGCTGGGAGACGTCGCCGGCATGGATCCCATCGCCGTCGGCATCGGGCTTCCCGGCTCGGTCGACCGCTCGGGGTTGCCCGTCGCCCCGCCCAACATGCCCGGCTGGGACGGAACCGATGTGCGGGCCGTGCTCAGCGAGGCCTCTGGCCTGCCTGCCTTCGCCGCCAACGATGCCAATGTGCTCGCGTTGGGGGAGCGGGCCGCAGCCTGGCCCGACGTCGACAACCTGATGTATGTCCATGTGGGCACCGGCATCGGTGCAGGCATCGTCGCCGACGGGAGGCTGCTGCACGGCGCCGAGGGGGCGGCTGGCGACCTGGGCCATATCTTCGCCCCGGGCGCCCGGGGCCGGGCCTGCCGCTGCGGAAATGTGGGCTGCCTGGACACGTACGCGAGCGGCGCGGGCGTGCTGGAAACGCTGCGCCTGGCCGGTTCGCCGCTCACCTCGCTCGACGAGGTGCTGGAGCGCGTAGCCGCCGGCGACGCGGACGTCGCCGGCGTGCTCCGGGATGCTGGCCGTGTGCTGGGGGACGTCGTCGCCTCCTGCGTGGCGCTGCTGAACCCGAGGGTGGTCGTCGTGGGTGGCCGGCTGGGGATGGCCGGCGAGGCGCTCGTCGCCGGCGTCCGGGAGGCGGTCTATGCCAGGGTGCTGCCGCTCGCCAGCCGCGAGCTGCGGGTGACGGCGGCGCGTTCGGGCAGCAGCGGCGGGGTCATCGGGGCGGCGCTGCTGGCGGCTGACGCGGCCCTGTCCGGCGACCTGCTCGAGTCCCGACTGCGCGCAGCCTGA
- a CDS encoding ADP-ribosylglycohydrolase family protein, translating to MTTTKSRTTFVLDLDSEEYRDRVYGCWQGKNAGGTLGTPLEKAWGQDEPFDVWWYPELQEGGLPNDDLEMQLVWLKALEEVGPGITARDLSRYWLDHIGYNWDEYGLSKLNLRLGLEPPLSGHHNNWFTDCMGSPIRSEIWACVAPGQPRIAARYAYQDAICDHAGGEGVYGELFNAALESAAFVVQDPALLIDIALSYIPVDSMMARAVRAAVQAHAEGLTWQEARRRVLDETPHYNAQYSPINTGFQVIGLLYGSEFGEGMCITVNCGYDTDSSGAAIGSYLGILHGSSQLPARWVEPLGTGISTNESWGGVRNLQVGDNPVPDNLDDLIARIRVAAVRVMAEHGHGSRMEIALEDLYADASIAEMLAASPTEVPFPGQDLATVVDFGEGPVARPGETRTLRSVHRNVRVDDVTATVSLRAPEGWLVSPPRVDIQLGIGEEAELVWELTAPEAGRLATRNVTRLDIEMIGRPVPESVPVVLLGAFALRTSEVYPADGDITEILDTPLPPEASERESAWTERLAGGHAQPIADAFAGQAGVVYLQTFVYSPVERDAWVIVDPSMPVRYWVNGDAIGRNDRFRLIRPNQNASDEICDFATLKEGWNEVLVKAYHDGEQPTPELHLGFSTGGRICFHLWDITRTCFPWSEGFSPATAWTN from the coding sequence ATGACGACGACGAAGTCGCGAACCACGTTCGTGCTCGATCTCGACTCCGAGGAGTACCGCGACCGTGTGTACGGCTGTTGGCAGGGCAAGAATGCCGGCGGAACGCTCGGCACCCCGCTGGAGAAGGCGTGGGGGCAGGACGAGCCGTTCGATGTGTGGTGGTACCCCGAGCTGCAGGAGGGGGGACTGCCCAACGACGACCTGGAGATGCAGCTGGTCTGGCTGAAGGCGCTGGAGGAGGTCGGTCCCGGGATCACAGCCCGCGACCTCTCCCGCTACTGGCTGGACCACATCGGGTACAACTGGGACGAGTACGGGCTGTCCAAGCTCAACCTGCGACTCGGCCTGGAACCGCCCCTGAGCGGACACCACAACAACTGGTTCACCGACTGCATGGGCTCGCCCATCCGGTCGGAGATCTGGGCCTGTGTCGCTCCCGGCCAGCCCCGCATCGCTGCGCGGTACGCCTACCAGGACGCGATCTGCGATCACGCAGGTGGCGAGGGCGTCTACGGCGAGCTGTTCAACGCGGCACTCGAGTCTGCGGCGTTCGTCGTGCAGGACCCCGCGCTGCTGATCGACATCGCGCTCAGCTACATCCCGGTCGATTCGATGATGGCCCGGGCCGTCCGGGCGGCCGTGCAGGCTCACGCGGAGGGACTCACCTGGCAGGAGGCCCGGCGCCGGGTGCTGGACGAGACGCCGCACTACAACGCGCAGTACTCGCCCATCAACACCGGGTTCCAGGTGATCGGTCTCCTGTACGGCTCGGAGTTCGGTGAGGGCATGTGCATCACCGTCAACTGTGGCTACGACACCGACTCCTCGGGTGCCGCCATCGGCAGCTATCTCGGCATCCTGCACGGCAGCTCGCAGCTCCCCGCCCGCTGGGTGGAGCCTCTCGGTACCGGCATCTCCACCAACGAGTCGTGGGGCGGAGTCCGCAACCTGCAGGTGGGTGACAACCCGGTGCCCGACAACCTGGACGACCTCATCGCGCGCATCCGCGTCGCCGCTGTGCGGGTCATGGCCGAGCACGGGCACGGCTCCCGGATGGAGATCGCGCTCGAGGACCTCTACGCCGATGCCTCCATCGCGGAGATGCTGGCCGCCAGCCCCACCGAGGTCCCGTTCCCCGGGCAGGACCTCGCCACCGTCGTCGACTTCGGTGAGGGACCGGTCGCCAGGCCCGGCGAAACGCGCACCCTGCGTTCCGTCCACCGCAACGTGCGCGTCGACGACGTCACGGCCACCGTGTCGCTGCGAGCTCCCGAGGGTTGGCTCGTGAGCCCGCCGCGCGTCGACATCCAGCTCGGCATCGGGGAGGAGGCTGAACTCGTCTGGGAGCTCACGGCGCCGGAGGCGGGACGCCTCGCGACCCGAAACGTCACCAGGCTCGACATCGAGATGATCGGTCGGCCGGTGCCCGAGTCGGTGCCCGTCGTGCTGCTCGGAGCGTTCGCGCTCCGCACGTCCGAGGTGTACCCGGCGGACGGCGACATCACGGAGATCCTGGACACCCCGCTGCCCCCCGAAGCGTCGGAGCGCGAGAGCGCGTGGACCGAGCGACTCGCCGGGGGACATGCCCAGCCCATCGCGGATGCCTTCGCCGGGCAGGCGGGCGTGGTGTACCTACAGACGTTCGTGTACTCGCCCGTCGAACGCGACGCGTGGGTGATCGTCGACCCGAGCATGCCCGTGCGGTACTGGGTCAACGGCGACGCGATCGGCCGCAACGACCGGTTCCGGCTCATCCGCCCGAACCAGAACGCCTCCGACGAGATCTGCGACTTCGCGACGCTCAAGGAGGGATGGAACGAGGTGCTGGTCAAGGCCTATCACGACGGCGAACAGCCGACCCCCGAACTGCACCTCGGATTCTCCACGGGCGGGCGCATCTGCTTCCACCTGTGGGACATCACCCGGACCTGTTTCCCGTGGAGCGAGGGCTTCTCGCCTGCCACGGCCTGGACCAACTGA
- a CDS encoding ABC transporter substrate-binding protein: MEAFEKAHPDIKIEHRFIQYSDYVNTTQLALQSGSGPDVFGLQVGALTNQFAPLAADLTPALEEKFGADWADKLISVKQLSVGDQQVAVPWMVTGGGIMWANQTMVDDLGLTVPTNRAELKDFCAAVKAAGKICMVQGAKDSWQNVDVYQTLINQIAPGEFYKALDGEADFSGDAFVQAFATWKSLFDDGIFQDGALGMTAYPDANDAFKKSEAAMIAFGTWQNSDTTKSRLASYTETYGEGFNPETVFMPYAFPLMEDGGTSGLMFGGPDVGFAVAAGSKVSDAATTFALWLTGSEEAQKMMSVTVQQPALASVPLDLSDVVTPEQVKALEAQGPALADMIGPREIQNADVRTALGDALSAVASGQQSPEDAAASVQAAIAAAK, translated from the coding sequence ATCGAGGCCTTCGAGAAGGCACACCCCGACATCAAGATCGAGCACCGGTTCATCCAGTACTCCGACTATGTCAACACGACCCAGCTCGCGCTGCAGTCGGGCTCCGGCCCTGATGTCTTCGGGCTGCAGGTGGGGGCGCTCACCAACCAGTTCGCGCCGTTGGCCGCCGACCTGACCCCGGCTCTCGAGGAGAAGTTCGGTGCTGACTGGGCCGACAAGCTCATTTCGGTCAAGCAGCTCTCGGTCGGCGATCAGCAGGTCGCCGTGCCGTGGATGGTCACCGGTGGCGGCATCATGTGGGCGAACCAGACGATGGTCGACGACCTCGGGCTCACCGTCCCGACCAACCGGGCGGAGCTGAAGGACTTCTGCGCCGCGGTCAAGGCCGCGGGCAAGATCTGCATGGTGCAGGGCGCGAAGGACTCCTGGCAGAACGTGGACGTCTACCAGACGCTCATCAACCAGATCGCGCCCGGCGAGTTCTACAAGGCGCTCGACGGCGAGGCTGACTTCTCCGGTGACGCCTTCGTGCAGGCGTTCGCCACGTGGAAGTCGCTCTTCGACGACGGCATCTTCCAGGACGGTGCACTCGGCATGACCGCCTACCCCGATGCCAACGACGCCTTCAAGAAGAGCGAGGCGGCGATGATCGCCTTCGGCACCTGGCAGAACTCCGACACCACGAAGTCGCGGCTGGCGAGCTACACCGAAACCTATGGCGAAGGGTTCAATCCCGAGACGGTGTTCATGCCCTATGCCTTCCCCCTCATGGAGGACGGCGGGACCTCCGGCCTCATGTTCGGCGGCCCCGACGTCGGCTTCGCCGTCGCAGCCGGCAGCAAGGTGAGCGACGCGGCCACCACGTTCGCGCTGTGGCTGACCGGCAGCGAAGAAGCCCAGAAGATGATGTCCGTGACGGTGCAGCAGCCGGCGCTCGCGTCGGTGCCGCTGGATCTCAGCGACGTCGTCACCCCCGAGCAGGTGAAGGCGCTCGAGGCGCAGGGACCCGCGCTGGCCGACATGATCGGACCCCGCGAGATCCAGAACGCCGATGTCCGCACCGCCCTCGGTGATGCGCTCTCGGCGGTCGCGTCGGGGCAGCAGTCGCCCGAGGATGCGGCCGCGTCGGTCCAGGCAGCGATTGCCGCGGCCAAGTGA
- a CDS encoding carbohydrate ABC transporter permease has product MVVAGITYFAVFYNAYISTLDWNGVTPDPENIGLGNYVAIAQDPIFWRSLGNIAVFGVITVAVQMIFGLLLAVVLSGPVFGRGVYKALVFIPVVLAPAAISTAFRQFLKPDGQVNAVLEGLGLGFLQQSWIADPNVALYALAGINIFQWTGFSFLLYQAALSQIDVNSLEAAQIDGAGTLRTLWHVVVPQLRPTHVTLILTGVIGSLKTFDIVFLVTGGGPGRATEFMSTYIYKMSVVQFHVGYGAALSVVLLVLAILMTLVQMQVYKLNKEV; this is encoded by the coding sequence ATGGTGGTGGCGGGGATCACGTACTTCGCGGTCTTCTACAACGCCTACATATCGACGCTCGACTGGAACGGGGTGACCCCGGATCCGGAGAACATCGGCCTGGGCAACTACGTGGCCATCGCGCAGGACCCGATCTTCTGGCGGTCGCTGGGCAACATTGCGGTCTTCGGTGTGATCACGGTCGCAGTGCAGATGATCTTCGGGCTGCTTCTCGCGGTGGTGTTGAGCGGCCCCGTGTTCGGACGTGGCGTCTACAAGGCGCTCGTCTTCATTCCCGTGGTGCTGGCGCCGGCGGCGATCTCGACGGCGTTCCGTCAGTTCCTCAAGCCCGACGGGCAAGTCAACGCCGTCCTCGAAGGGCTGGGGCTCGGGTTCCTGCAGCAGTCCTGGATCGCGGACCCGAACGTGGCGCTCTACGCGCTCGCCGGGATCAACATCTTCCAGTGGACCGGCTTCAGTTTCCTGCTCTACCAGGCGGCCCTGTCGCAGATCGACGTCAACTCGCTCGAGGCGGCGCAGATCGACGGCGCGGGCACGCTCAGGACGCTCTGGCACGTCGTCGTGCCGCAACTGCGCCCGACGCATGTGACGCTCATCCTGACGGGAGTCATCGGGTCGCTGAAGACCTTCGACATCGTCTTCCTCGTCACGGGCGGTGGGCCCGGGCGGGCGACCGAGTTCATGAGCACCTATATCTACAAGATGAGCGTCGTGCAGTTCCACGTGGGTTACGGGGCGGCGCTCTCGGTCGTGCTGCTGGTCCTGGCGATCCTGATGACGCTGGTGCAGATGCAGGTCTACAAGCTCAACAAGGAGGTCTGA
- a CDS encoding carbohydrate ABC transporter permease, translating to MFGRPTAKSRIIYQILATIMVLPFALPLIWIVMISFEGQGAVKNYTAVVTQTPFLQFIINSVIISAGTVAAVFVCTMLAAYALSKMRFVGRELIYGAIIGGLMLPAIALIVPLFNMVKATGLFNNHLAVILPLTAVLLPMTVLLTRNYMLGIPDELIESARLDGANSFGILIRLIAPLSKPIAAVVVVWSFLNSWNEFLLPLLFLQDTKLQVVTQVPTYFTSTYGSDVPKIFAALVMMCLPIVITYLAFQRFFERGLTAGALK from the coding sequence ATGTTCGGTCGACCGACGGCGAAGAGCCGGATCATCTATCAGATCCTGGCGACGATCATGGTGCTGCCCTTCGCGCTGCCGCTGATCTGGATCGTCATGATCAGCTTCGAGGGCCAGGGCGCCGTCAAGAACTACACGGCGGTCGTCACGCAGACGCCATTCCTGCAGTTCATCATCAACAGCGTGATCATCTCGGCCGGCACCGTGGCGGCCGTGTTCGTGTGCACCATGCTGGCCGCGTACGCCCTGTCGAAGATGCGCTTCGTCGGGCGCGAACTGATCTACGGCGCCATCATCGGGGGACTCATGCTCCCCGCCATCGCGCTGATCGTGCCCCTGTTCAACATGGTCAAGGCAACCGGCCTGTTCAACAACCACCTGGCTGTGATCCTGCCGCTGACGGCGGTGCTGCTGCCGATGACGGTCCTGTTGACCAGGAACTACATGCTGGGGATCCCCGACGAGCTGATCGAGTCGGCCAGGCTCGACGGCGCGAACTCGTTCGGCATCCTGATCCGTCTGATCGCGCCCCTGTCGAAGCCCATCGCCGCCGTCGTGGTGGTCTGGAGCTTCCTGAACTCCTGGAACGAGTTCCTGCTGCCGCTGCTGTTCCTGCAGGACACGAAGCTGCAGGTGGTCACGCAGGTGCCGACGTATTTCACCTCGACCTACGGTTCGGACGTGCCGAAGATCTTCGCGGCGCTCGTGATGATGTGTCTGCCGATCGTCATCACCTACCTGGCCTTCCAGCGGTTCTTCGAGCGGGGGCTGACGGCAGGTGCGCTCAAGTAG